The segment TATCGATTACACTGAGCTTTTCATTTCTGATTAAAAACTTTACTATATGAAAAGCCATATGTTCTATTTGATTCTTTGTCAATCTCATAGTAAAAAATATAGCATATAAAGAGCAGGATTTCAACATAGTGTGCTCTCCCTTACATATCTTTACAGGCAAAAAAATCTCTCAGACAGCAAAACTTTACTTACTTACAAGTTACTGATAAGATATTCTCCACGATTAAAAATGGTTTATTTAAATCCATTTACCAGAATAAGAAATAATATTCTATCCAAGTTTGAGTTTATTTCAGGAAAAGAAAATGTGTTGTCCTCAATAGAGGACAGAATTTGCTATTCATATGATGCCACCCGCCAGGAATACCTTCCTGACCTTGTGGTAATCCCAGGAAGCAGAGAAGAAATATCAGAGATTTTAAAATTAGCCAATTACTATAAGATTCCAGTTGTAGTTAGAGGTTCAGGAACAGGTTTGAGTGGAGGAGCTTTAGCTGTAAGAGGGGGGATTGTCTTGGTAACAACTAAATTGAACAAAATTCTGGATATCGATGAAAAAAATCTTTATGTTGTTGTTGAGCCTGGAGTTATAACAGGAAACCTCCATAACACAGTAGAAAATCTGGGTTTTTTTTATCCGCCAGACCCTTCAAGTCTTAAAGTATCTACAATAGGAGGGAATATCAGTCATAATGCAGGAGGTCCCAGAGCTTTAAAATATGGTGTTACAAGAGACTATGTAAGGGCCCTCGAGCTTGTACTTCCTGATGGAAATGTTTTAAATTCCGGTAGTAAGACAGTTAAAAGTGTTACAGGATATGACCTAACAAGATTAATTGTTGGTTCAGAAGGAACCCTCGCAATAATTACAAAGGCAATTTTGAAATTAATTCCAAAGCCTGAAAAAACAATAACTTTCCTTTCATCTTATAAAGATTTAGAAATTGCTGCTGAAGCAGTAGTTGAAATGGCAAGAAAAAAGCTCATCCCTTCAACTATTGAGATAATGGATGAAACTACAATTTCAGCAGTAAAAGATTTTGTTCCAGGAATTATTCCTGAAGGTGCAGAATCTATATTGCTGATTGAAATCGATGGTTACGAAGATGAAGCTAAAAGACAGGAAGAAATCCTCCTTAAAATTCTTCATCATTCCAATGCAGAGGAGATTTTAAAAGCTGAAAATGATATGGAAAGAGAAAAACTATGGACTGCAAGGAGGTCTGCTCTTTCTGCTCTTTCGAGGATAAAGCCTTCTACAATAATAGAAGATGCCACAGTTCCAGTAGATAAAGTTCCTGATTTGATAAGAGGAATTCAGGAATTGAGTAAAAAATACTTGTTAACAATTGGAACTTTTGGTCATGCAGGAGATGGGAACCTCCATCCTACTTTACTCACGGATATGAGAATAGGTCTTGAAAAAGAAAAAGTTGAAAAAGTTACTCATGAAATTTTTAATCGAGCTCTTTCTTTGGGAGGAACTCTCAGTGGTGAACATGGAATCGGAATTATGAAATCAAAATTTTTAAAAATGGAAGTAAAAGATGAAGGATATAGAATAATGAAAGGCATAAAAAAGCTTTTTGACCCTAACAACATCCTCAACCCAGGTAAAATATTTGAAGATGACTGAAAATTTGGATTTTTACAAAGATGAAGTATTTAGATGTATGAGATGCGGTTTATGTCTTCCATCGTGTCCAGTCTATTCTGAAGAAAAAATAGAATCAATGGGGCCCAGAGGAAGGTTAAGTTTGATAGAATCTTATGTAAGCCGAAAATTTAAATTATCGAAAATTTATAAAGATAGAATAAAAAAATGCTTGGAATGCAAATCCTGTTTTTTCGAATGCCCATCCGGAATAAAAATAGATGAAATAATCCATCTCTCAAAGGAGGACATATTCTATAATGAAGGATTTAGAATCTTTCCAAATATTTTAAAAAGTATAATAAAAAAAAGGTCAACCCTTTCTCTCTCATTTGAAATGTTGAAGATACTTAATATACCTAATAGAGTATTTCATAATAAGATAGATCCAAACAGGTTTTTTTATAATTTTTTAATCTTGAACCCTTTAGAACCAAAAAAAGGCTTTCCCACAAAAGATAAAAGATCATCTTCTAAAGAAAATAAAAAAATATTCAAAGCAAAAAAAAGCCAAGGAAAAGTTATTTTCTATAGAGGTTGTTTAATTAATTATATTTACAAAGACATAGAGAAGGCGAGCATTGATGTCCTTAATAGACTCGGATTTGATGTAGTTCTTGTTAAAGATGAGATATGCTGCGGAGCTCCTTTATATTCATACGGTGATCGAAAAGGATTTAAGGAAATAGCTGAAATTAACATCAAATTATTTAAATTATATGATGAAGCTCCAGTAATTTCATCATGTCCAACATGTACAGTGACTTTAAAAAACTATTACAAGGAGTTATTTCCTGATAATAAATTATCTCCTTCTGTATGGGATATAAACGAATTTATAATGAAATATCCGGATATTGATTTCAGAGGTTTTTCCGAGGAAAAAAGAATCACATATCATGACCCATGTCATCTGAAAAGAAGTTTAGGAATCCATAAAGAACCAAGATTATTTTTGAAATCAATTCCTAATGCAAACTTTATTGAGATGAAAGACTCTGATAGGTGCTGTGGTTTCGCAGGTCTTTTTAGCTTTTTTTACCATGATTTAGCCAGAAAAATTGCTCTTAAAAAGTTAGATAATATAAAAGATTCTAAGGCTGATACAGTAATCACATCATGTCCAGGATGTATGATGCATATCCAAAGAACTCTAATCAGGGAAAATTCTCCTATTGAAGTTAAACACATAGTGGAAATTCTCAGAGAGGCTAACATATATGTTTAGAGAATTTAACAGGGTAGGGAAGAGTCTTCAAAAATTTGGATTGATATCTTCCCATGCTGGAAATATGAGTGTAAGAAAGAGAGATAAAGTTTTCATAACAAAACATGGTGCAATGTTAGGCGATTTAAAAAAGATTGATATAATTGAAGTTTCTCTTGATGGATTTGATGAAAAAGCTTCGATGGAATTAAAAGTTCATCAGGAAATCTACAAAGAAGTTCCTGTGAATGCAATCATTCATTCTCATCCTCCCTATACTATAGCTTTATCATTAAAACAGGATTTCATAATACCAGAAGATTCTGAAGGAAAAATCCTCTTAGGTAAAATTCCATGCATAGAAGTAAAATCTACTGTTGGGTCAGAAGAAGTTGCAAAGATAGCTTCTAAAATACTAAAAAAATATAAAGTTATAATTGTTAAAGGTCACGGAAGCTTTGCAGTGGGAAATAACTTAGAAGAAGCTCTCTGCTTTACCTCTTCTTTGGAATTTTCTTCCAAAATCATTTATCTTTTAAGAGATTAAAAAAAAGAAATTGCTCTAATCATTTATATTTATTCTTCCCTTTGGAAATATGAATCAAAATAATGTTTAAAATCGTTGTCTCATATAAAATCTAAACCAAAAATAATTAGGAGTGCGTCCTTAACTACCTCCTGTAATCTCCCTGTATATCTCAGTTCTCCATTCATCAAAAAAATTCTGAAGTTCTTCCACACCGCATGATCTTACTAATAAAAGCAATTCTGACGAGTTTGAAGAGAATTCCTTAATTCTCTCAAAGGCAACGCCAAGCCAATAGATGTCCAATCCGGGGTCTTTTATCTTTGACTTTTGTAGGAGTTCAGACTTTGTAAATTTCTCTTTTATCAAAAAGTAGACATCTATAAAGTCTCTGAGAGTTGCTCTTCCAAAAAGAGTTAGGAGTTTATTAGTCGAAATATCAATAAGACTATCAATTCTGAGTTTAGGAAAGTCTTTAGATTCCTGTGGTTCTTCGAATCTGAAGGGGGAATCAAGAGCAATGTGTAAGACAGTAAATTCCATGGGAGAACTTGCAAATAGTTCTACAAAGGATTGGAAGCTTCTCTTCCTTTCGATGACGAGGCCTTTTCTCTTCAAAGTCTCTTCTACTTTAAGGCTGAATGGAGTGATTAGTTCTTCTATGGTTGTGAAAAGATCAAGATCATTACTTCTTCGGTGTTTTAAAT is part of the Acidobacteriota bacterium genome and harbors:
- a CDS encoding FAD-linked oxidase C-terminal domain-containing protein; its protein translation is MVYLNPFTRIRNNILSKFEFISGKENVLSSIEDRICYSYDATRQEYLPDLVVIPGSREEISEILKLANYYKIPVVVRGSGTGLSGGALAVRGGIVLVTTKLNKILDIDEKNLYVVVEPGVITGNLHNTVENLGFFYPPDPSSLKVSTIGGNISHNAGGPRALKYGVTRDYVRALELVLPDGNVLNSGSKTVKSVTGYDLTRLIVGSEGTLAIITKAILKLIPKPEKTITFLSSYKDLEIAAEAVVEMARKKLIPSTIEIMDETTISAVKDFVPGIIPEGAESILLIEIDGYEDEAKRQEEILLKILHHSNAEEILKAENDMEREKLWTARRSALSALSRIKPSTIIEDATVPVDKVPDLIRGIQELSKKYLLTIGTFGHAGDGNLHPTLLTDMRIGLEKEKVEKVTHEIFNRALSLGGTLSGEHGIGIMKSKFLKMEVKDEGYRIMKGIKKLFDPNNILNPGKIFEDD
- a CDS encoding (Fe-S)-binding protein — encoded protein: MTENLDFYKDEVFRCMRCGLCLPSCPVYSEEKIESMGPRGRLSLIESYVSRKFKLSKIYKDRIKKCLECKSCFFECPSGIKIDEIIHLSKEDIFYNEGFRIFPNILKSIIKKRSTLSLSFEMLKILNIPNRVFHNKIDPNRFFYNFLILNPLEPKKGFPTKDKRSSSKENKKIFKAKKSQGKVIFYRGCLINYIYKDIEKASIDVLNRLGFDVVLVKDEICCGAPLYSYGDRKGFKEIAEINIKLFKLYDEAPVISSCPTCTVTLKNYYKELFPDNKLSPSVWDINEFIMKYPDIDFRGFSEEKRITYHDPCHLKRSLGIHKEPRLFLKSIPNANFIEMKDSDRCCGFAGLFSFFYHDLARKIALKKLDNIKDSKADTVITSCPGCMMHIQRTLIRENSPIEVKHIVEILREANIYV
- a CDS encoding aldolase codes for the protein MFREFNRVGKSLQKFGLISSHAGNMSVRKRDKVFITKHGAMLGDLKKIDIIEVSLDGFDEKASMELKVHQEIYKEVPVNAIIHSHPPYTIALSLKQDFIIPEDSEGKILLGKIPCIEVKSTVGSEEVAKIASKILKKYKVIIVKGHGSFAVGNNLEEALCFTSSLEFSSKIIYLLRD
- a CDS encoding nucleotidyl transferase AbiEii/AbiGii toxin family protein; the protein is MEILGSLQKEILNCLKDLSDIEAFYLTGGTALSAFYLKHRRSNDLDLFTTIEELITPFSLKVEETLKRKGLVIERKRSFQSFVELFASSPMEFTVLHIALDSPFRFEEPQESKDFPKLRIDSLIDISTNKLLTLFGRATLRDFIDVYFLIKEKFTKSELLQKSKIKDPGLDIYWLGVAFERIKEFSSNSSELLLLVRSCGVEELQNFFDEWRTEIYREITGGS